A window of Campylobacter pinnipediorum subsp. pinnipediorum contains these coding sequences:
- a CDS encoding response regulator transcription factor: MSEILMIEDDLELAEILSEYLQSNDFSVTIVAEPYLGLSTLNTKKFDLIILDLTLPGIDGLELCKEIRKAHNIPIIISSARHDITDKVNALDNGADDYLPKPYDPQELLARIRSHLRRENIKTEIENKEKKDFILKEYEHEILFKNKPLNLTVAEYDILRYLIIKQGGAVSREELIYNCESINEDTTNKSIDVIISRIRAKIGENPKEPKYIHAIRGIGYKLVI; encoded by the coding sequence ATGAGCGAAATTTTAATGATAGAAGATGATTTAGAATTAGCCGAAATTTTAAGCGAATATTTACAAAGTAATGATTTTAGTGTAACAATAGTAGCAGAGCCTTATCTTGGGCTCTCTACCTTAAATACTAAAAAATTTGATCTTATTATATTGGATCTAACACTGCCAGGCATAGATGGTCTTGAATTATGTAAAGAAATAAGAAAAGCTCATAATATACCAATTATTATATCAAGTGCAAGACATGATATAACAGATAAAGTAAATGCGCTTGATAATGGTGCTGATGATTATTTACCAAAACCATACGATCCACAAGAACTATTAGCAAGAATAAGAAGTCACCTTAGAAGAGAAAATATAAAAACAGAGATAGAAAACAAAGAAAAAAAAGACTTCATATTAAAAGAGTATGAACACGAAATACTTTTTAAAAATAAACCACTTAATTTAACAGTAGCTGAATACGATATATTAAGATATCTCATAATAAAACAAGGTGGAGCTGTAAGCAGAGAAGAGCTTATATACAACTGTGAAAGCATAAACGAAGATACTACAAATAAGAGCATAGATGTAATAATAAGTAGAATAAGAGCTAAAATAGGAGAAAATCCAAAAGAGCCAAAATATATCCATGCCATTAGGGGCATAGGATACAAGTTAGTAATTTAA
- a CDS encoding ArsS family sensor histidine kinase, which translates to MQRSSIFITITTIFLLAFGSILVAFLWLIDYDKQNYARELNNKYSNVAQTNIFYMSGIITEEKYKQSMQNVDMPEIEDEKTKDTILNKSTTIEEISDDLGTVAILLYKKNHYLKIVHLDEIKLLKDKEFQPYRYEVIKVIFWIISFILLLAYIFVIYKLKPLRKLKRQINKFAQNDLENIENVSSGNDEISDVAQAFYDAVLQIKTLNDSRHLFLRNIMHELKTPITKGRLVAEMMDHCKSKERFISIFDKLENLINELAAIEQTTSKIELENKTTCFVDDIIDEAIDIAMIEKDSVEIKENQNLKINVDFKLFSIAIKNMIDNGIKYSTDKKVQIIVNENNIKIISKGEKLKNDLNFFMQPFIKGYNSQKSFGLGLYIVNNILNSHKLNLNYEHKNGLNIFIFDNLKVIIRK; encoded by the coding sequence ATGCAACGCTCTTCTATATTTATAACAATAACAACTATATTTTTACTTGCATTTGGAAGTATACTAGTTGCATTCTTATGGCTCATAGACTACGATAAACAAAACTATGCAAGAGAGCTAAACAACAAATACTCAAATGTAGCACAAACAAATATTTTTTATATGAGCGGAATAATAACTGAAGAAAAATACAAACAAAGTATGCAAAATGTTGATATGCCTGAGATAGAAGATGAAAAAACAAAAGATACAATTTTAAACAAGTCAACAACTATAGAGGAAATTTCTGATGATTTGGGAACTGTTGCTATATTACTTTATAAAAAAAATCACTATCTTAAAATAGTTCATCTTGATGAGATAAAACTACTAAAAGATAAAGAATTTCAACCATACAGATATGAAGTTATAAAAGTTATTTTTTGGATAATTTCGTTTATATTACTACTTGCATATATTTTTGTAATATATAAATTAAAACCGCTAAGAAAACTAAAACGTCAAATAAATAAATTTGCGCAAAACGACCTTGAAAATATAGAAAATGTAAGTAGTGGAAATGATGAAATTTCAGATGTTGCACAAGCATTTTATGATGCTGTATTGCAGATTAAAACACTAAATGACTCTAGACATTTGTTTTTACGAAATATTATGCATGAACTCAAAACACCTATAACAAAAGGAAGATTGGTCGCTGAAATGATGGATCATTGCAAAAGTAAAGAGCGTTTTATATCAATTTTTGATAAGCTTGAGAACCTAATAAACGAATTAGCTGCTATAGAGCAAACAACATCAAAAATAGAACTTGAGAATAAGACAACTTGCTTTGTAGATGATATAATAGATGAAGCGATAGATATAGCGATGATAGAAAAAGATAGTGTCGAAATAAAAGAAAATCAAAATCTAAAAATAAATGTGGATTTTAAACTTTTTAGCATAGCTATAAAAAACATGATAGATAATGGAATAAAATACTCTACAGATAAAAAAGTGCAAATTATTGTAAATGAAAACAACATCAAAATTATAAGCAAAGGAGAGAAATTAAAAAACGATCTTAATTTCTTTATGCAACCATTTATTAAAGGCTATAACTCACAAAAAAGTTTTGGTCTAGGGCTTTATATTGTAAATAATATTTTAAACTCTCATAAATTAAATTTAAACTATGAACATAAAAATGGATTAAATATATTTATTTTTGATAATTTGAAAGTTATAATAAGAAAATAA
- a CDS encoding pyridoxal-5'-phosphate-dependent protein has translation MSAKKFESKDIKSLIDLEIAVIKRYYQHAKEVNSFSLIYFKLPDPIYWYEEIFERILRNTDAVVNEGNHFIAILYATNKNGASKLLAGIQEFLNEEPIDLVVSYPNDGKDTKAILNKIQDEIIDNYGISLECLKIEEPIDIFEL, from the coding sequence ATGTCAGCAAAAAAATTTGAATCTAAAGATATAAAATCATTAATAGACTTAGAAATTGCCGTTATAAAAAGATATTACCAACACGCAAAAGAAGTCAACTCCTTTTCTTTGATATATTTCAAACTTCCGGATCCGATATATTGGTATGAAGAGATCTTTGAAAGAATACTAAGAAACACAGATGCTGTAGTCAATGAAGGTAATCATTTTATAGCCATCTTATATGCAACAAATAAAAATGGAGCTAGCAAACTTTTAGCCGGAATACAGGAGTTTTTAAATGAAGAGCCTATAGATCTTGTTGTATCTTATCCAAACGATGGAAAAGATACAAAAGCGATACTAAATAAAATACAAGATGAAATAATAGACAACTATGGAATTTCGCTTGAATGCCTAAAAATAGAAGAACCAATAGATATTTTTGAACTTTAA
- the uvrB gene encoding excinuclease ABC subunit UvrB, translated as MSDFKISSKFKPGEDQKKAISSIVKSIKSGNKYNTLLGVTGSGKTFTMANVIANLKMPTLIMTHNKSLAAQLYSEFKGFFPKNHVEYFISYYDYYQPEAYIPRSDIYIEKDSSINDELERLRLSTTASLLSFDDVIVIASVSANYGLGDPSEYQGMIQYLNVGDEISQKKLLSRLVDMGYTRNDSFFDRGNFRVNGDVVDIYPAYWGDEALRVEFFGDEIEQMYHFEVLDNKKLKDISKFTLYATSQFIVREDRLKTAIKGIEDELSERLEFYQKEGKLVEMQRLKQRVEFDLEMLSSTGICKGVENYARHLTGLKSGATPYTMFDYFELLNGGKFLVIVDESHVSLPQFRGMYAGDRSRKETLVEYGFRLPSALDNRPLKFDEFINKNANFLFVSATPNELEVELSKGHVYEQILRPTGLLDPVIDIKDSDNQVETLYDMAKEVIARKERVLITVLTKKMAEELSRYYTELGLMVKYMHSDIDAIERNELIRGLRNGDYDVLIGINLLREGLDLPEVSLIAIMDADKEGFLRSRTSLIQTMGRAARNVNGRVVMFCKKITKSMQEAIDITTQRRKLQDEYNKINGITPKSATRNLEDSLHQNDDANLYTKAKKLEKMPAIERAKIVKELKKQMFEAANALEFEKAAAIRDEIAKLRQI; from the coding sequence TTGTCTGATTTTAAAATTTCATCAAAATTTAAGCCAGGAGAAGATCAAAAAAAGGCTATAAGTTCGATAGTAAAAAGTATAAAAAGTGGAAATAAATACAATACGCTTCTTGGTGTAACAGGAAGCGGTAAAACTTTTACTATGGCAAATGTTATTGCAAACTTAAAAATGCCAACACTAATAATGACTCATAACAAATCATTGGCCGCTCAACTTTATAGCGAATTTAAGGGATTTTTCCCGAAAAATCACGTTGAGTATTTTATAAGTTATTATGATTATTATCAGCCTGAGGCTTATATACCAAGAAGTGATATTTATATAGAAAAAGATAGCTCTATAAACGATGAGCTTGAAAGACTTAGGCTTAGCACGACCGCCAGTTTACTTAGTTTTGATGATGTTATTGTTATAGCTTCTGTTTCTGCTAATTACGGTCTTGGTGACCCTAGTGAGTATCAAGGTATGATTCAATATCTTAATGTTGGTGATGAAATAAGTCAAAAAAAGCTCTTAAGTAGGCTTGTTGATATGGGTTATACGAGAAATGATTCTTTTTTTGATCGTGGAAATTTTAGAGTTAATGGTGATGTTGTGGATATTTATCCTGCCTATTGGGGTGATGAAGCTTTGAGGGTTGAGTTTTTTGGCGATGAGATAGAACAAATGTATCATTTTGAAGTCTTGGATAATAAAAAGCTAAAAGATATTTCTAAATTTACTCTTTATGCAACAAGTCAATTTATAGTTAGAGAAGATAGATTAAAAACAGCAATTAAAGGCATAGAAGATGAGCTTAGCGAGAGGCTAGAGTTTTATCAAAAAGAGGGTAAGCTTGTGGAAATGCAACGCCTAAAACAAAGGGTTGAGTTTGATTTAGAGATGCTTTCTTCAACTGGTATTTGCAAGGGTGTTGAAAATTATGCAAGGCATCTTACAGGACTTAAAAGTGGTGCTACACCTTATACAATGTTTGATTATTTTGAGCTTTTAAATGGTGGTAAGTTTTTGGTTATAGTTGATGAATCTCATGTTAGTTTGCCACAATTTAGAGGTATGTATGCTGGTGATAGAAGCAGAAAAGAGACTCTTGTGGAGTATGGATTTAGATTGCCATCAGCTCTTGATAACCGCCCTTTGAAATTTGATGAGTTTATAAATAAAAATGCAAATTTTTTGTTTGTATCTGCTACTCCTAATGAACTAGAAGTAGAACTTTCAAAAGGACATGTTTATGAACAAATACTAAGACCTACAGGATTGTTAGATCCTGTTATAGATATCAAAGATAGTGACAATCAAGTTGAAACTTTATATGATATGGCGAAAGAGGTTATAGCTCGTAAAGAGAGGGTTTTAATCACTGTCCTAACAAAAAAAATGGCAGAAGAATTAAGTAGATATTACACTGAGCTTGGACTTATGGTCAAGTATATGCACTCTGATATAGATGCTATTGAAAGAAATGAGCTTATTCGCGGGCTTAGGAATGGAGATTATGATGTTTTAATAGGTATAAATTTATTAAGAGAAGGACTTGATCTGCCAGAAGTAAGTTTGATAGCGATAATGGATGCCGATAAAGAAGGATTTTTGCGTTCAAGAACCAGTCTTATACAAACTATGGGTAGGGCAGCAAGAAATGTGAACGGAAGAGTTGTTATGTTTTGTAAAAAAATTACAAAATCAATGCAAGAAGCAATAGATATAACCACTCAAAGAAGAAAACTACAAGATGAATATAATAAGATAAATGGTATAACTCCAAAAAGCGCAACAAGAAATTTAGAAGATAGTTTGCATCAAAATGATGATGCAAATTTGTATACAAAAGCTAAGAAATTAGAAAAAATGCCAGCTATTGAAAGAGCCAAAATAGTAAAAGAGCTTAAAAAACAGATGTTTGAAGCAGCAAATGCGCTTGAATTTGAAAAAGCAGCTGCTATCCGAGATGAGATAGCAAAGCTTAGGCAAATATAA